In one Pseudarthrobacter oxydans genomic region, the following are encoded:
- a CDS encoding 50S ribosomal protein bL37 yields the protein MSKRARKRRDRKRGGANHGKRPNT from the coding sequence ATGAGCAAGCGTGCACGCAAGCGTCGTGACCGTAAGCGTGGCGGCGCGAACCACGGGAAGCGCCCCAACACCTAG